CAGGCGACGACTGAGGACTTTCTGACTACTCTCGCGGTTCAGCAACCGATAGTTTCGTCCGGTGACACCTGCCACTGGGAACGCTCGCTTGACCAATTGAAGGGTGGACTGAAAGGGGCCGACCGGTCGCGTCCGAAGGACGTGGTTACTCTGCGGGCCACTATTCGCGCCGTGCTGTGCGGTGAGGCCGAATATCCTGCAGAGCAACCGGGAGCGGTCGGGGGCTTTCTAAGCGGTAATACTGAGGATGTTGTCTGCGGTTGGTAGCAAATAGACTGTGAGATCCGGGACAGCAACTCTCTATCCCGACACCCGCACACCTTTACGTCCGCTCCTGAAACTACCACGCATGTCCGACGAAGTCGAGACGACGACGTACACCATCGAAAGCCCCGACGGAGACAGCGACGAACTGACGATTCCGACTGGCCTCGTGGAGATGCTCCAAGAAGAGGGCGAGACGGGTGCGGACGTCCTGGGCGACATGGCGATGCTCTCGCTCGCACAGCAGGCCCACGCCGTCGTTCACCACTCCCACGGCGAGACGGACCCACAAATCGAAGCCTACGAGGAGAAGGCGATGGACCTCTTCGAGGAACGCTTCGGCACGACGTTCGGCGAGATGACTGGTCACGACCACTAACCACCTTTTTTCTCGTCGGGTGCCGTCGCGATAGAGGCGCTCGGCACCGCTCTCTGCTCACGGCCAAAGGCCGTTCGCACGGTTCGAGGGCCGGAGTCTCTCGGCACTCGAAAAAATATGGATCAAAAAAGGGATACGAGAAATCAGCGCGCGACGCGCGCTGATTTCTCGAATCTTCTTTTTCTGGTGCCACTTCCGCACAGCACAGCACCGCGAGAGCCACACCCTCCCCAACCGACTCCTTCGCTTCGCTCAGTCGTCCCTCGCGCGGAGTTGGCGCGACTCCCTTGCGGGGTCGCGCCAGCGCGCGCCGTGACCAAACCCGGTATCGCGTGTATTCGCAGAAACGAACGTTCAAGTATCAGAACGAGACCAACCCATCTCGGACGTTCTGTATTGGTTCCGTATCTCCAAAATCTCCCCGGAACCACCAGTCCGACTAACCCGAAAGGGCCGAGCCAAAACACCAAGCCGACAGTTACGACTCGCCGCCGTCGATGAGGGTGCCGGGGTCTTGGCCACCCAAGAACTCCCGAATAGCATCAGGACCGAAAATCGTCGCGGGCGCACCCAAGTCCAGCAGGGCGCGCACCTTCCCGGCCATCCCACCAGTCACATCTGTAGACTCACTGCCACCCAAGAAATCGGCTACCTCGTCGTAGGAGCGAATCTCCGGAATCACCGCTTCCTCGTCGTCCAGCACGCCGGGCACCGTCGAGCAGAAGCCCACCCGGTCGGCACCCAGACCCTGAGCCACTGCTGTGACCACTTCGTCACCACTGAGGATGGTCACACCCTTCCCCTCGTGGGCCACAACGTCGCCGTGCAGTACCGGGACGAATCCCTCGTCGAGCATCGTCTCGACTTGCGTGGTCATCAACTCCAACGTTCCCGCTCCGTCTCGCTTCGCGGCCGAGAACGGATGCACCGGCACCGCTGGCACGTCGCGCTCGTGCAGACGCGAGAGGACGAAGTCGTTCAGCGTCTTCATCGCGCCGTGGATTTCGACCGCCGCAGCGGCATCTTTCGAGCCGTCGGTCTTCGAAACGCCGTGTTCGCTGGCGTTGTGGTGGCCGAAGCTTCCGCCGCCGTGGACGACCACGAGGTCCGAGACGGGCGACTCCGCAATCGCGTCCGCGGCGTCAGCCAACGCCGGGCCGTCCAGTGCTTCCGCGCGGTCCTTGTCGGTGATGACGCTTCCGCCGAGTTTCAGGATGGTAGTCATCTCTCAGACCTCCTCCACGCGCACGCCGTCGGTGTCTAACCCCGCTCGGAACGCGGCCTCACAACCGGGCGTGAACTTCAGCGCCGTCTCTGTCCCATCGCTCTCGTCCAGCGCGACGATACAGCCACCGCCGCCCGCGCCGGTCAGTTTCGCCCCGAGTGCGTCGGCGTCACGGGCCGCCCAGACCATGTTGTCGAGCGAGCGCGAGGAGACGCCCAGTGCTTCGAGCAGTCCGTGATTGAAGTTCATCAGTCGGCCCAACTCTTCGAGGTCACCGTCTGCGAGTGCCTCTTCGCCGGAGCGCACGATGTCGCCGATGCTTGCGACGGTATCGGCCGCGAAGTCGTACTCCTCGCGGAGTGCGCGGACGCCAGCGACGAGTTGTCCGGTGTCGCCCGCACCGCCGTCGAAGCCGATGACGAAGGGGAGGTCCGGTGCGTCGATACTCCGGCAGTCGTCGCCTTCGACGCGGACCGCGCCGCCTGTCGCCGAGCAGAAGGTGTCTGCGCGAGAGGCTTCGCCGTCCTGTACTTCGAGTTCGGCTCGGTACGCGCGCTCGGCGATTTCCTCGCTCGTCAACTCGACGCCCAACTCCCGGGTCGCCGCGTCGATGCCCGCACAGACGACTGCCGCCGAAGAGCCGAGACCCGCACCGAGGGGAATCTTGCTCTCGACGGTGATGTCGAAGCCCACCTCGGGCGCGTCTGCCGCGTCGCGGGCCTGTTCGACGGCGGCGTCGATGTACCCCACTCCTGCGGCGACCAACGATTCGGAGACGTTCACGTCGGGCGTCTCCTCGCTCTCGCTACTGTACTCGACCGTGAACCCGTCGAGGCTCAGGTCCTCGGCGTGGACTCGCAATCGGTCGTCGTCCCGCTTCTCCACCGTGACCCGTGCCCGTCGCTCGATGGCACAGGGGACCGCCGGTTCGCCGTAGACGACCGCGTGCTCCCCGAACAAGTAGACCTTGCCGGGAGCGCTCGAAACGACCATGCGGGGAGGTTCCGGTTCGGGGGGTTTCACTCTTTCCGAAGCGGTTCCTGCTTTCGAGACGGTTGCCTGCGCCCGAGAGACTTTGTAGCACGACTCACACTGGGAACCATGCCCGAACCTCCGGAGACCGAGCGACGCGAAGTCGTCGAAACCCTCCACGGCGAAGAGATACGCGACCCGTATCGCTGGTTAGAGGACGACACCGACGAGGTAACTGCGTGGGTCGAACGCCAGAACGAGTACGCCGACAAGTTTCTCGAAAACGACGCCCGCGAGTCCTTAGAGTCTCGATTCCGCTCGCTCGCCGACGTACCCAACCACGGCGTCGTCGTGCCGCGAAGCGCGGGCTACTTCCAGCGCGTCGAGCGCGCAGACGACGACCGAGCGCGACTGCTCGTTCGCCCGGAAATCGACGCGGAGCCTCGCGTCCTCGTGGACCCGAACGAGTGGGACGACGCGTCGTCGCTCGACTGGTTCTATCCTTCTCCAGATGGTTCGCTGGTCGCCTACGGTTTCGCGGAGGGCGGCCAGGAGCAGTACGACGTGCGGGTCCTAGACACCGAATCCGGCGACCTCGTAGACGAGCTACTCGACTGCGGACGCGCCGGACCGCGAGGACTGGCGTGGACCGAGGACGGATTCTACTACGTGACGACCGGGGCCGCAACCGACGGCGGTCAACTCGACAAGGAAATTCGCTACCACGAACTCGGTAGCGATTCCGACGAAGACCCGCTGTTGACCGACGACATCAGCGAGTACGCGTGGCCGGGTCTCGAAATCGACGACGGGACGTTAGTCGTCGCGTATCAGGAGGGATGGACGCGGAGCGACGTGTACCGCTGGGATGGCACACCGGCCGAGTTGGCAGATTCGGACGCTGGCGAACTCGTACCGATACTCACGGACGTAGACGCGTCGTTCCAACCGACGCTCACCGACGGGACGCTGTACTTCCTCTCGGACTACGACGCGTCGAAGCGACGGATACTAGCCTGCGACGTAGACAACCGTAACTTGGACCCCGAGGACCTCCGAGAAGTGATCCCCGAGTCCGACAGTCTCCTCGAAGAGTTCGTGGTCGCCGACGACTCGCTGGTGGTTCATCGTCAACAGGACGCCCACTCGTCGCTCGCGGTCTACGACTTAGATGGAACCCACCGCCACGACGTAGACTTGGTTGGGTTCACAGGCATGAACCGGGGCGAACTTTGCGGTCACCCGGACGACCCGGAGTGGTTCTTCCAAGCGCGACGGTTCGACCGGCCGCCGTGGGTCGCTCGTGGCGACACCGAGACAGGCGAGACAGTAGTCGTCAGCGAGCGGGAAGCCGCGCTCGACGCGAGCGGGAATGCGGACCTCGTCGTCAGCCAGAAGTTCTACGAGTCGGCCGACGGAACCGAAATCCCTGCGTTCGTCGTCCACCGTGAGGACGTGGAGCACGACGGCGACAATCCGACGGTTCTCTACGGCTACGGCGGCTTCCGAAAGAGCATGACGCCGGAGTTCGACCGGTTCAGAACGCCGTTCCTCGAAGACGGTGGCGTCTTCGTGCAGGCGAATTTGCGGGGCGGTGCTGAGTACGGCAAGGAGTGGAACCACGACGGACGGCGCGAACACAAACAGCACACCTTCGACGACTTCATCGCGGTCGCAGAGGGTCTCGTCGAGTCGGGTTACACCAACTCCGAGCGACTCGCGGCACTAGGGCGGTCGAACGGCGGGTTGACCGTCGGCGCGGCCCTGACACAGCGACCCGACCTGTTCGGCGCAGTCCTCTCGGAAGTGCCCCTGCTCGACATGCTCCGGTTCCACCGATTTCTGCTCGGCGAATCGTGGACTACCGAGTACGGCCATCCGGAAGACCCCGAAGCGTTCGAGTACATCCGCGAGTACTCGCCGTACCACAACGTCGAAGAGGGAGTTGAGTATCCGGCAGTCCTGTTCGGAACTGCGGCTGGCGACACGCGGGTCCACCCGTGTCACGCCCGAAAGATGACCGCGCGGATGCAGGAGGCAACGATGGGCGACGCCCCGATTGTGCTCCGCACGGAGAACGGAACCGGCCACGGCGTCGGCAAACCAACCTCGATGCAGGTCGCCGAAGAACTCGACCGCTGGGCATTCCTCTACGACCAGTTGGGCGTGCTGGACTGAAACCCGTTTCATACTTCTCTAAATATGTGATAAAAAGGGGTGGGCCGCCAACAAAAGCTAAATCTCTCCACGATGACTAGTCACGTATGAAGCTACGGAGGGCCATCACCGCGACAGTGGGCGGACTCGGCGCGGCCGCACTCGGCAACAAGCTACTCGCGTGGAAAGCGGGGAAACTCTCCCCGCCACTGGAAGGTGAGCAACGGACCTACCGCTGGCGCGGGTTCGACATCGCGTACACCGAGGCTGGCGACCCAGACGACCCCGACCTGTTACTCCTGCACGGCGTTCACGCCGCGGCGTCGAACAAGGAGTTCGACCAGATTTTCAGACAACTCAGCAAGACCCACCACGTCATCGCGCCCGACCTTCCAGGGTTCGGCCGCTCGGACCGGCCGCCGCTGACCTACTCGGCGTCGCTGTACACCGCCTTCGTCACCGACTTCGCGGAGGACCTGACTGACGACGCCGCCTGCGTCGCCTCCTCGCTAGCGGGGTCGTACGCCGCGCTCGCTCAGCAACAGTCCGAGGTGTTCTCCCGATTGGTTCTGGTCTGCCCGACGGCCGACACGGGCACGCGCCGACTCTGGCTTCGGTCGGTGATGCGTTCGCCGCTCGTCGGTCAGACGCTATTCAACCTTCTGACAAGCAAGCGGTCGCTCCACTGGTTCGACAATCGAGACGCCTACTCCGACGAAGCGGGCTACACCGAGCGCGACGTGGACTTCCAGTGGGAGACCAGCCATCAACCCGGCGCACGCTACGCACCTGCCTCGTTCGTCTCGGGCTATCTCGACCCAGACGTGGACCTCGGCGCGGAACTGGCCAGAGTGGACGTCCCCGTTACCATCGTCTGGGGTCGGGACGCCACCGTGACGCCGCTGGAAGAAGGAGAGAAATTGGCCGAGGCGGCCGACACGAAACTGGTGGTCTTCGACGAGGCGAGACTGCTCCCACACGCCGAGCATCCGGGTCCGTTCCTCGAAGTCCTGCTGGACGAGTTGACCGAGCGACCGGAGCGCGAGAGGGAAGCCGAACCGTAACGCTCCGAACTTCGGTGTCGCTTCTCAGAGTTTCACGGTCCACGAGAATCGGCAGGAGAACCTAGCCCACAGGACGCGAACGGCGGGCGCCGTTCGCGGGGAGGTTTGGGGACTGCGGTAGGTCTGGTGAGTGACGCGAACCAGACCGTCTGCGGAGTTTGCACGGCGTTGCACCGGCAGTAGCTAGCGTAGCGTCGTCCGACCTCGCACTACACTAGTCGCTCTCGAAGCGACGACAACTGCAACGACGACACGAAAAGCGATAATTTTCTAGCGCGGGTGGAAGACGAGAATCCGCTCGCCCGTCGTCTCCGTCTCGCCGATTCCTGCTTCGACTTCCATGCCGGTTTCGACCGCGTCTACCTCGACACCACGCATCTGTCCCGTCGCGCGAACGCCGCCGAAGTCTACGACAGCAGTCACGTAGGGCGTGTCGGCTTCGAACTCTGGCGCGGCTACCCGAACCACGGTGAACGTCTCGATTGTCCCTGTTTCAGGTAGCGCAACCTCCGCCAACTCGTCCGAACCGCAGTGCGGGCAGAGTCGTCGCGGCGGGAGCGACCCGTGGCCGTTCTCGCATTCGAGATAGAACCCTTCACCCGACTCGATTGCGTCGAGGAAGTCGTCGAAGCCGTCGTCGCGTGCGTCGTGTCGCTTCATTGGTTTACCTCCAGCACGTGAACCGTCGTACTCGCAACCGTGCCACCCGCGTTGTGCGCGACACCCACGTCGCCGTCCACGGCGTCGCTGTTGTGATGGTCGCCGCGGAGCAGGCGCGTGAGTTCGGTAATTTGGCTGGTGCCGGTTGCACCGACCGGGTGGCCCTTGGCTTTCAGTCCACCGGACAGATTTATCGGCAGGCCGCCGTCGCGGGTCGTCTCGCCGCGCGCCGCCGCACCGATGGCTTCGCCCTGCGCGTAGAAGTCGAGTGCTTCGAGTGCCAGCACTTCTGCGATGGTGAAGCAGTCGTGGACCTCTGCGACGGACACGTCCGTCGCGTCGATGCCCGCGTCGTCGTACGCTTCTTCGGCGGCCTTCTCGGCAGCTGGCGTGCGAGCCAGATACTCACGGTCCTGCAAGGCCATCTTGTCGCCGCCCTGTCCGGTGCCGGTAATCGAGACCGGCGCGTCGAGGTCGTGTTGCTCCGCAAATTCGTCGCTGACGAGGACGATTGCGCTCGCGCCGTCGGTGATTGGGCACGCGTCGTACAACCCGAGCGGGTCGGCGACCATCGGCGCGTCGAGGGCGTCTTCGACCGAAATCTCGCGCTGGAACTGCGCGAACTCGTTGCCGAGCGCGTTGTCGTGGTTCTTCACCGCGATTTCGGCGAGGTCCTCTCGAGAGCCACCGTACTGCTCGAAGTACGCTTGTGCCATCAGGGCGTACGCGGCCGGGAACGTCATCCCAGCCCGCACCTCGTAGAGGTCGTCGGCCGCGATTGCGAGCGCCTCGGTCGTCTTCGCAGTGCCGAGGTTGTTCATGCGCTCTGCGCCACCGACCAGAACGACGTCCGCCTCGCCGTTGCGCACGTCTTTGACGGCTTCGCGTACTGCGACGCCGCTAGAGGCACACGCACTCTCGTAGCGCGTCGCAGGCGCGTCTAATCCCGCTGCTTCGGCCATCAGCGGCCCTTGGTGGCCCTGATGCTCGCTCAGTTCGCCCATGAAGTTGCCGTAGTTCAACTGCTCGACCAGCGAGCGGTCGATGCCCGCGTCGTCGAGCGCAGTCGCGCTCGCTTCTGCGAAGAGGTCCCGGCCAGTCCGCTCGGGATGGCTCCCGAAGTGGGTCAGTCCGACCCCCGCAACTCGAACACCTGTCATAAATGGTCGTACGTGATGGACAGTTAAGAAAGCCACCGGTTTTCTAGCGTGTGATACGTCACCAAATTACCACACGGGACGTAGTTTTTCAAGGAACGAGTCGTATGGATTTCCTATGGGCGTGAGGCCACCAACATCGGACTCTGGGGGAACCGAGGCCATCGAGTTCGGTATCGCCGAACTCGCCGCGGAACTCGACCGGGCAGACGCGTCGTTTCCAGCGACCGGCGAGGAAATCGTCCGCGCGACGGAGAATCCGCGCATCGACTACGACGCGAACGGCCACGCCGTCGCACTCGCCGACGCGCTCGCGGAGGCCGACAGCGACCACTTCGAGAGTCAACGCCAGTTGCTGAACGAACTTCACCCCGTCTTCGAGGAGTATCGAACGACGCGCTCGCCGAGTCTCGTCGAGCGGATGCGCGCGATGTTGCCGTACTAATCCATCCGGCGCATCTGTTCGCGGTGCAGCGTCACTATCATGTCCGAGAGGACGCCAAACATCAGCAACTGCACGCCGAACAGGATGGCGAACGCGGCGACGACAGCGAGCACCTCGTGAGAGATGCGCTGCGTGACCCACTCGATGCCGACGTACGCACCGAGACCCACGCCGAACAGCGAACTCATCACGCCGATGCTCCCGAAGTAGAACAGTGGGTTGTTCGTCTTCGCCAGTTGGTAGAGGGTCAGCAGAATGACGCCGCCGTCGTGAATCGGGTGAAGGTTCGTGTCCGAGTCGTCCGGGCGTGCCTCGTAGCGAATCGGCACGACCGTGGTCGGGACGCCCTGCTTGACACACTCGACGGCCATCTCCGTCTCGACGCCGAAGCCGTCTGCGTCGAGATAGAAGTTCTCCACTGACTCGCGGGTAAACGCCCGATAGCCGCTGAGGATGTCCTGAAAGTTCTTGCCGTGGATGTGGCGAAACACCCAGTTGAACATCGCGTTGCCCCACTGGTTGAGCTTCGTCATCGCGCCGTCTTCCATGTCGGCGAACCGGTCGCCGATGACGTGTTCCGCACTCCCAGCTAACAGGGGTTCGAGCATCGCGTCTGCGTCTTCCGCCCGATACGTGCCGTCGCCGTCGAGCATCAACACGTACTCGGCGTCGATGTAGTCGAGGGCCTCACGAACCGCTTGTCCCTTGCCAGTCCCAGTTTGCGTGACGACGCGTGCGCCATGCTCTTTGGCGACTGCTTGCGTGTCGTCGGTGGAGTTACCGTCGGCGACGAGGACGTTGTCGAAGCCACGGCTCGTGAAGCCGTCTATCACCTCGCCGATAGTCTCGGCTTCGTTCAGCGTCGGGATGAGTACGCAGACGTCCTCGCGGTCGGCCATTGGATGGCAGTGGTCCCCACTTGCGCAAAAGCCTTACTTCTCGGGTGGCCCGTGGACGTTCCAATCGGGATGGTCACACATAGACACATTTAAATAACTAGTTTATATAGTCGTTCCAAGTTTTTCTGTACTGATTGTTCGAAGATTTCCCAGTTTGCTAGTACGAGGTCCGTCGCCGTCGAACTACTCGATCACCCCGTCCGCGCGCCACGAAAACCCGCGACGACGGCGAGTTATCAGCGATGAAAATAGACGAATGATATATATAATAGGGGTGGTACGTCATCGATGGGAAAGTTCCCGAACACAGAGACCATTCGAAAAATGACACG
The sequence above is a segment of the Halorussus halophilus genome. Coding sequences within it:
- a CDS encoding prolyl oligopeptidase family serine peptidase — protein: MPEPPETERREVVETLHGEEIRDPYRWLEDDTDEVTAWVERQNEYADKFLENDARESLESRFRSLADVPNHGVVVPRSAGYFQRVERADDDRARLLVRPEIDAEPRVLVDPNEWDDASSLDWFYPSPDGSLVAYGFAEGGQEQYDVRVLDTESGDLVDELLDCGRAGPRGLAWTEDGFYYVTTGAATDGGQLDKEIRYHELGSDSDEDPLLTDDISEYAWPGLEIDDGTLVVAYQEGWTRSDVYRWDGTPAELADSDAGELVPILTDVDASFQPTLTDGTLYFLSDYDASKRRILACDVDNRNLDPEDLREVIPESDSLLEEFVVADDSLVVHRQQDAHSSLAVYDLDGTHRHDVDLVGFTGMNRGELCGHPDDPEWFFQARRFDRPPWVARGDTETGETVVVSEREAALDASGNADLVVSQKFYESADGTEIPAFVVHREDVEHDGDNPTVLYGYGGFRKSMTPEFDRFRTPFLEDGGVFVQANLRGGAEYGKEWNHDGRREHKQHTFDDFIAVAEGLVESGYTNSERLAALGRSNGGLTVGAALTQRPDLFGAVLSEVPLLDMLRFHRFLLGESWTTEYGHPEDPEAFEYIREYSPYHNVEEGVEYPAVLFGTAAGDTRVHPCHARKMTARMQEATMGDAPIVLRTENGTGHGVGKPTSMQVAEELDRWAFLYDQLGVLD
- the aglJ gene encoding S-layer glycoprotein N-glycosyltransferase AglJ, giving the protein MADREDVCVLIPTLNEAETIGEVIDGFTSRGFDNVLVADGNSTDDTQAVAKEHGARVVTQTGTGKGQAVREALDYIDAEYVLMLDGDGTYRAEDADAMLEPLLAGSAEHVIGDRFADMEDGAMTKLNQWGNAMFNWVFRHIHGKNFQDILSGYRAFTRESVENFYLDADGFGVETEMAVECVKQGVPTTVVPIRYEARPDDSDTNLHPIHDGGVILLTLYQLAKTNNPLFYFGSIGVMSSLFGVGLGAYVGIEWVTQRISHEVLAVVAAFAILFGVQLLMFGVLSDMIVTLHREQMRRMD
- a CDS encoding Zn-ribbon domain-containing OB-fold protein is translated as MKRHDARDDGFDDFLDAIESGEGFYLECENGHGSLPPRRLCPHCGSDELAEVALPETGTIETFTVVRVAAPEFEADTPYVTAVVDFGGVRATGQMRGVEVDAVETGMEVEAGIGETETTGERILVFHPR
- a CDS encoding alpha/beta fold hydrolase, whose translation is MKLRRAITATVGGLGAAALGNKLLAWKAGKLSPPLEGEQRTYRWRGFDIAYTEAGDPDDPDLLLLHGVHAAASNKEFDQIFRQLSKTHHVIAPDLPGFGRSDRPPLTYSASLYTAFVTDFAEDLTDDAACVASSLAGSYAALAQQQSEVFSRLVLVCPTADTGTRRLWLRSVMRSPLVGQTLFNLLTSKRSLHWFDNRDAYSDEAGYTERDVDFQWETSHQPGARYAPASFVSGYLDPDVDLGAELARVDVPVTIVWGRDATVTPLEEGEKLAEAADTKLVVFDEARLLPHAEHPGPFLEVLLDELTERPEREREAEP
- a CDS encoding DUF7545 family protein; translated protein: MSDEVETTTYTIESPDGDSDELTIPTGLVEMLQEEGETGADVLGDMAMLSLAQQAHAVVHHSHGETDPQIEAYEEKAMDLFEERFGTTFGEMTGHDH
- a CDS encoding thiolase C-terminal domain-containing protein; this encodes MTGVRVAGVGLTHFGSHPERTGRDLFAEASATALDDAGIDRSLVEQLNYGNFMGELSEHQGHQGPLMAEAAGLDAPATRYESACASSGVAVREAVKDVRNGEADVVLVGGAERMNNLGTAKTTEALAIAADDLYEVRAGMTFPAAYALMAQAYFEQYGGSREDLAEIAVKNHDNALGNEFAQFQREISVEDALDAPMVADPLGLYDACPITDGASAIVLVSDEFAEQHDLDAPVSITGTGQGGDKMALQDREYLARTPAAEKAAEEAYDDAGIDATDVSVAEVHDCFTIAEVLALEALDFYAQGEAIGAAARGETTRDGGLPINLSGGLKAKGHPVGATGTSQITELTRLLRGDHHNSDAVDGDVGVAHNAGGTVASTTVHVLEVNQ
- the mvk gene encoding mevalonate kinase; this encodes MVVSSAPGKVYLFGEHAVVYGEPAVPCAIERRARVTVEKRDDDRLRVHAEDLSLDGFTVEYSSESEETPDVNVSESLVAAGVGYIDAAVEQARDAADAPEVGFDITVESKIPLGAGLGSSAAVVCAGIDAATRELGVELTSEEIAERAYRAELEVQDGEASRADTFCSATGGAVRVEGDDCRSIDAPDLPFVIGFDGGAGDTGQLVAGVRALREEYDFAADTVASIGDIVRSGEEALADGDLEELGRLMNFNHGLLEALGVSSRSLDNMVWAARDADALGAKLTGAGGGGCIVALDESDGTETALKFTPGCEAAFRAGLDTDGVRVEEV
- a CDS encoding isopentenyl phosphate kinase: MTTILKLGGSVITDKDRAEALDGPALADAADAIAESPVSDLVVVHGGGSFGHHNASEHGVSKTDGSKDAAAAVEIHGAMKTLNDFVLSRLHERDVPAVPVHPFSAAKRDGAGTLELMTTQVETMLDEGFVPVLHGDVVAHEGKGVTILSGDEVVTAVAQGLGADRVGFCSTVPGVLDDEEAVIPEIRSYDEVADFLGGSESTDVTGGMAGKVRALLDLGAPATIFGPDAIREFLGGQDPGTLIDGGES